From one Chryseobacterium sp. 3008163 genomic stretch:
- a CDS encoding radical SAM protein has translation MPVRNYTYYDYTISLCPECLKRVGAKIIIEDEAVFMTKRCPDHGFFKTMIASDVEYYKNIRNYNKASEMPVHFGTDVEYGCPYDCGLCVDHEQHSCLSIVEVTDRCNLTCPTCYAMSSPHYGSHRTLEQIEAMFDTIVKNEGEPDVVQISGGEPTIHPEFFKIMDIAKTKPIKHLMLNTNGIRIANDPGFAEKLATYAPEFEIYLQFDSFKPEVLEDFRGKDLTNVRIKALEKLNELNLSTTLVIVLQKGKNIDEIGKVIEFALKQKCVRGITFQPVEVAGRNREDSAHEKITLTEVRQEILNQFPLLNGDDIIPVPCNPDSLAMGYILKLEGETIPLTRYINPADLLNNETKNTIVYEQDAGLHMQLLDIFSTGISVDKVQPKVNQLLCCLPEVSAPNLDYDNLFRIIIMNFMDAHDFDVRAVKKSCVHIVNKDLKIIPFETMNLFYRDDKIKYLEELRKKDRVLF, from the coding sequence ATGCCAGTAAGAAATTATACCTATTACGATTATACCATCAGTCTTTGCCCTGAATGCCTGAAAAGGGTAGGAGCGAAGATCATTATTGAAGATGAAGCGGTTTTCATGACCAAAAGATGTCCTGATCATGGCTTTTTCAAGACAATGATTGCTTCGGATGTTGAGTATTACAAAAATATCAGAAATTACAATAAAGCATCAGAAATGCCCGTTCATTTCGGAACTGATGTGGAATATGGCTGTCCATACGATTGCGGATTGTGTGTAGATCATGAGCAACACAGTTGCTTGTCAATCGTTGAGGTTACCGATCGTTGTAATCTGACCTGTCCGACTTGCTATGCGATGTCATCGCCACATTACGGAAGTCACAGAACTTTGGAGCAGATTGAAGCCATGTTTGACACGATCGTTAAAAATGAGGGTGAGCCTGATGTCGTGCAGATCAGCGGTGGCGAGCCGACGATTCATCCTGAGTTTTTTAAAATTATGGATATCGCTAAGACAAAACCCATTAAACATTTAATGCTCAATACCAACGGAATCAGGATTGCCAACGATCCCGGTTTTGCTGAAAAACTGGCGACTTATGCTCCGGAATTTGAAATTTATCTTCAGTTTGATTCTTTTAAACCTGAAGTTCTGGAAGATTTTCGAGGAAAAGATCTCACGAATGTCCGTATAAAAGCTCTGGAGAAATTAAATGAATTAAATCTTTCTACAACGCTCGTTATCGTTCTTCAAAAAGGAAAAAATATAGACGAGATCGGAAAAGTGATTGAGTTTGCTTTAAAACAAAAATGTGTCCGCGGAATTACTTTTCAGCCTGTCGAAGTTGCGGGAAGAAACCGTGAAGATTCTGCACACGAAAAAATTACTTTAACAGAGGTTCGTCAAGAAATTTTAAATCAGTTTCCCCTTTTGAATGGTGATGATATTATTCCGGTTCCTTGTAATCCGGATTCTTTGGCGATGGGGTATATTTTGAAGCTTGAAGGTGAAACAATTCCTTTAACACGATATATCAATCCTGCTGATCTGTTGAATAATGAAACGAAAAATACGATCGTTTACGAGCAGGATGCAGGTTTGCATATGCAGCTTTTAGACATTTTCAGCACAGGAATTTCAGTGGATAAAGTTCAGCCTAAAGTAAACCAATTATTATGCTGTCTTCCAGAAGTTTCTGCTCCGAATTTAGATTATGACAACTTGTTTAGAATTATCATCATGAATTTTATGGATGCGCACGATTTTGACGTTCGAGCAGTAAAAAAATCATGCGTTCATATTGTCAATAAAGATTTAAAAATAATTCCTTTTGAGACGATGAATTTATTTTACCGTGATGATAAAATTAAATATCTGGAGGAACTACGAAAGAAGGATAGAGTTCTGTTTTAA
- a CDS encoding patatin-like phospholipase family protein, whose translation MKKLLVLLFAFQLLFVQSQVKKGLVIPKNPKIGLSLAGGGAKGFAHVGVLKVLDSLGVKVDYISGTSMGAIVGGLYASGYTGKDIEKIVMDTDFYSLIRDPKSRTESTFFNKSVDKYLLSIPLKNGKINLPSSISSGQKNVYLLKELFKNVSTIEDFSKLPIPFMCVATNLESGNMQIFEKGDLVQSIMASSAFPSLMDPVKIGDSIYIDGAMTVNYPSKPLKDKGIDIVIGVDLNQDLSKREDLNNIISILNQVIDFGIQKDTRRQYRFTDINIKPNLKGMTATSYDEKKKILDSGFVEGLKYTDILDDLPKRSFERLRQPVNPIYSNVYKIDSISLIGSRIYGKNYVLGKMGLRLPSMQTYGSVNKGIDKLVATNNYRFINYDIVTENNINYLKLYVTEDDARHFLKFGLHYDEIFKTGLLLNYSAKRLLFKNSNLSLDVVVGDKPRYYLNYFVDNGYIPGFGLYSSGMSFDLKGNNNINVDKWQWLRNEIYIQSVWKDKYAVGAGLSHDYFDAEMNGINKRSNRFLNPYVFLKSDTQDDKDFPRRGFYLNAEGKVIDLLKSAVDKRVVQVKADIRINIPLSKQFSYHLNLYGGVTIGENLPEYYQYRLGGIFEQNVINFKTFNGFYFAQLNSNNVALISNDLQFKFNKNFFLSGNFSFANLSDDISFEDAVKVNYSSVGIMAGYKSPFGQIKFNFSHSLKNNQKGIFSVILGHWF comes from the coding sequence ATGAAGAAACTCCTTGTTCTTTTATTTGCATTTCAGTTACTTTTCGTCCAATCACAGGTGAAAAAAGGTTTGGTCATACCAAAAAATCCAAAAATCGGACTTTCCCTTGCCGGAGGTGGAGCGAAAGGCTTCGCACACGTTGGTGTTTTGAAAGTTTTAGATTCCTTAGGAGTAAAAGTTGATTATATATCCGGAACCAGTATGGGAGCAATTGTCGGCGGATTATATGCTTCCGGATACACAGGAAAAGACATCGAAAAAATTGTAATGGATACTGATTTCTATTCTTTAATCAGAGATCCAAAATCCCGCACAGAAAGCACATTCTTTAACAAATCTGTTGACAAATATCTTCTTTCGATTCCTTTAAAAAACGGGAAAATCAATCTTCCCTCTTCTATCAGTTCCGGGCAGAAAAATGTTTATTTGCTCAAAGAATTGTTTAAAAATGTTTCAACCATTGAAGATTTTTCCAAATTACCGATTCCTTTCATGTGCGTTGCTACCAATCTGGAAAGTGGCAATATGCAGATTTTTGAAAAAGGGGATCTGGTACAGTCTATCATGGCAAGTTCAGCATTTCCTTCATTAATGGATCCTGTGAAAATTGGAGACAGTATTTACATTGATGGAGCGATGACCGTTAATTATCCTTCAAAACCTTTAAAAGATAAAGGCATTGACATTGTAATTGGCGTAGATTTAAATCAAGATCTTTCAAAAAGAGAAGATTTAAACAACATCATTTCAATTTTGAATCAGGTAATTGACTTCGGAATTCAAAAAGACACAAGACGTCAGTATAGATTCACCGACATTAATATCAAACCGAATTTGAAAGGAATGACCGCAACAAGTTATGATGAAAAGAAGAAAATTCTTGACAGTGGCTTTGTAGAAGGTTTAAAATATACAGATATCTTGGATGATCTTCCTAAACGTTCATTCGAACGCCTTAGGCAGCCCGTAAATCCTATTTATTCTAATGTCTATAAGATTGACAGCATTTCATTAATTGGAAGCAGAATTTACGGTAAAAACTACGTCTTAGGAAAGATGGGGCTTCGTCTTCCGTCTATGCAAACCTACGGAAGTGTGAATAAAGGGATTGATAAATTGGTGGCGACAAATAACTACCGTTTCATTAACTACGACATCGTCACAGAAAATAATATAAATTATCTAAAATTGTATGTAACAGAAGATGATGCAAGACATTTTCTAAAGTTCGGATTGCATTACGACGAAATCTTCAAAACGGGATTACTTCTTAATTACTCAGCAAAAAGATTATTGTTCAAAAATTCAAATTTATCCTTAGATGTTGTCGTAGGTGACAAACCTAGATATTACTTGAACTATTTTGTAGATAATGGCTACATTCCGGGATTCGGGCTTTACTCTTCGGGGATGAGTTTTGATTTGAAAGGAAACAACAATATCAACGTTGATAAATGGCAATGGCTTAGAAACGAAATTTACATTCAATCTGTCTGGAAAGATAAATATGCTGTTGGAGCCGGATTAAGCCACGATTATTTCGATGCTGAAATGAACGGTATCAACAAGAGATCAAATCGATTTTTGAACCCTTATGTATTTCTAAAAAGCGACACTCAGGACGATAAAGACTTTCCGCGCAGAGGATTTTATTTGAATGCTGAAGGAAAAGTAATAGATTTACTGAAATCTGCTGTCGACAAAAGAGTGGTTCAGGTAAAAGCAGATATAAGAATCAATATTCCTTTGTCAAAGCAGTTCAGTTATCACCTTAATTTGTATGGCGGAGTAACAATTGGTGAAAATCTTCCAGAATACTATCAATACAGATTAGGTGGAATTTTCGAGCAAAATGTCATCAATTTCAAAACATTCAATGGCTTTTATTTTGCACAATTAAACAGCAATAATGTTGCGTTAATTTCAAATGATCTTCAATTTAAGTTCAATAAAAACTTTTTCCTGAGCGGAAACTTCTCTTTTGCCAATCTATCAGACGATATAAGTTTCGAAGATGCAGTAAAAGTTAATTACAGCTCTGTAGGAATCATGGCGGGGTATAAATCTCCTTTCGGACAAATTAAATTCAACTTCAGCCATTCACTTAAAAATAATCAAAAAGGTATATTCAGTGTTATTTTAGGGCACTGGTTTTAA
- a CDS encoding prolipoprotein diacylglyceryl transferase translates to MDFPVTFQIFGKTILAHPVFETLGIFLGMRYYFFLKRKSSEKLSFRISAAVLIGATAGALIGSKLIGNLENPYVLFEDFSFKRIWTNNTIVGGLAFGLIGVELAKKIVGHKESTGDLIVYPLILAIIIGRIGCFLTGVHEETYGLPTTSVFGMHLGDEYLRHPVALYEIAFLLFMWFELKMIGRKNKYVSGFLFKLFMLSYFSFRFLLDFIKPKIDIMGNLGTIQLVCLSMIIYYIYLLKTKRNLIQPKNTIKL, encoded by the coding sequence ATGGATTTCCCTGTTACTTTTCAGATTTTTGGTAAAACGATTCTCGCACATCCTGTTTTTGAAACATTAGGGATATTTCTTGGGATGCGTTATTATTTCTTTTTAAAAAGGAAATCATCTGAGAAATTATCATTCAGAATTTCGGCGGCGGTTCTAATAGGAGCTACTGCAGGTGCTTTAATCGGTTCAAAACTCATCGGAAATCTTGAAAACCCTTATGTCTTATTTGAAGATTTTAGTTTTAAAAGAATCTGGACAAATAATACGATTGTCGGTGGTTTAGCCTTCGGACTGATTGGAGTGGAACTGGCAAAAAAAATCGTCGGTCATAAAGAAAGTACCGGAGATTTGATTGTTTATCCTTTAATTTTAGCCATTATCATTGGAAGAATCGGTTGTTTTCTGACGGGAGTTCATGAAGAGACTTATGGTTTACCAACGACATCAGTTTTCGGAATGCATCTCGGGGATGAATATCTCAGACATCCTGTCGCACTGTACGAAATTGCATTTTTACTCTTCATGTGGTTCGAATTAAAAATGATTGGTCGGAAAAATAAATATGTTTCGGGATTTCTGTTTAAGCTTTTCATGCTGAGTTACTTTTCATTTAGATTCCTTTTAGATTTTATTAAACCTAAAATTGACATCATGGGAAATTTGGGAACCATCCAACTCGTATGTCTTTCAATGATTATTTATTATATTTATTTATTAAAAACTAAGAGAAATTTAATTCAACCTAAAAACACAATTAAATTATGA
- a CDS encoding tetratricopeptide repeat protein, which yields MDFKRSLIKIFLPTLLLWSISLFSQNGSQKIDELIENANQLYLDGRTDAVLNISKKIITESENLKYDKGLSYGYYYLASYYYDNAEFMESIHHAKKAQKYGKYLAKDKTQSARISALLGGNYLLLDLYTLSSKNYRKALSILDSKKKKNTTDSLTQSTVYSNLSYLFQNINMPDSMYFYLKKENTILKKVKFKNAYIENGCSCLGFGNYHLNQNEIDSAQYYYNKSLEFFNGKKHPCKIESLIGLGNLHTHEKEYEKAHQYYNNAIHSFEQNNFPDIQSELFKKISELYISQGNATQAKHYQDLYLKAHNKLDAQKKKERDFVLNEVMKEEKAQHQNEVKKTRK from the coding sequence ATGGATTTCAAAAGATCCTTAATCAAAATATTTTTACCAACTCTCCTACTGTGGAGTATTTCGCTGTTTTCACAAAACGGTTCTCAGAAAATTGATGAGTTAATAGAAAATGCCAACCAATTGTATTTGGATGGAAGAACTGATGCTGTATTGAATATTTCAAAAAAAATAATTACTGAATCTGAAAATTTAAAATACGATAAAGGTCTTTCCTACGGTTACTATTATTTAGCTTCATATTACTACGATAATGCGGAATTTATGGAAAGTATACACCACGCTAAAAAAGCGCAGAAATACGGCAAGTATTTAGCTAAAGACAAAACCCAATCTGCCAGAATTTCTGCATTGTTGGGAGGAAATTATCTGTTGTTGGACCTATATACGCTATCTTCTAAAAATTACAGGAAAGCACTCAGCATTCTCGATAGTAAGAAGAAAAAAAACACTACCGATTCACTTACACAAAGCACTGTTTATTCAAACCTAAGTTATCTTTTTCAGAATATCAACATGCCGGATTCAATGTATTTTTATCTTAAAAAAGAGAACACAATTCTAAAGAAAGTCAAATTTAAAAATGCTTATATAGAAAATGGTTGTTCGTGTTTAGGTTTCGGAAATTATCACTTAAATCAGAATGAAATAGATTCTGCACAATATTATTACAATAAATCTCTGGAATTTTTTAATGGAAAAAAACATCCATGCAAAATAGAATCTCTCATTGGCTTAGGAAATCTTCATACCCATGAAAAAGAGTACGAAAAAGCCCATCAATACTACAATAATGCTATACATAGCTTTGAACAAAATAACTTTCCGGATATCCAAAGCGAATTGTTTAAAAAAATCTCAGAGCTCTATATTTCCCAAGGCAACGCAACACAAGCAAAACATTATCAGGATTTATACCTAAAAGCGCATAACAAATTAGATGCTCAAAAGAAAAAAGAACGTGATTTTGTACTGAATGAGGTAATGAAAGAAGAAAAAGCACAGCATCAGAATGAAGTGAAAAAAACCAGAAAATGA
- a CDS encoding helix-turn-helix transcriptional regulator, which yields MTWLIVSLLALITVFIIYLLQKSKTKNQKALEITKQLQSEKAINEKEKDTLKLQLSEAFEEVRKLAKENSPDFFIRFQEVYPHFRIKMLEVNSQFKVSELTFAAYIYLGFNTKEIADYTFKAVKTIENNRYNFRKKLGISPEKDLQIWLRNYIDSK from the coding sequence ATGACTTGGTTGATCGTTTCTTTATTAGCTTTAATTACTGTTTTTATCATTTATCTTCTTCAGAAATCAAAAACCAAAAACCAAAAGGCTTTAGAAATTACAAAACAATTGCAGTCTGAAAAAGCAATCAATGAAAAGGAAAAAGATACCCTAAAATTACAGTTGAGTGAAGCATTTGAAGAAGTAAGAAAATTAGCGAAAGAAAACAGTCCTGATTTTTTCATCAGATTTCAGGAAGTCTATCCACATTTTAGAATAAAAATGCTGGAAGTCAACTCCCAATTTAAAGTTTCTGAACTTACTTTTGCTGCTTATATTTATTTAGGGTTTAATACCAAAGAAATTGCAGATTACACTTTTAAAGCCGTAAAAACAATTGAAAACAACCGTTATAATTTCCGCAAAAAACTAGGAATTTCTCCTGAAAAAGATTTGCAGATTTGGTTGAGAAATTATATTGATTCTAAATAA
- a CDS encoding GMP reductase, with the protein MRIENDIKLGFKDVMFRPKRSTLKSRSEVDLEREFTFLHTKKKWKGTPIIAANMDTVGTFEMAVELAKDKIITAVHKHYTVEEWSEFLDNQETSIHQYIALSTGTGKADEEKIKLILDKHPQIEFLCIDVANGYSEHFVQFVKKARQDFPDKIIIAGNVVTGEMVEELLLVGADIIKVGIGPGSVCTTRVKTGVGYPQLSAIIECSDAAHGLKGHIIADGGCKVPGDVAKAFGGGADFVMLGGMFAGHDESGGEMIEENGKKFKLFYGMSSKTAMDKHAGGVAEYRASEGKTVKIKYKGSVSETVKDILGGVRSTCTYVGASTLKELSKRTTFIRVQEQENQIFND; encoded by the coding sequence ATGCGAATAGAAAATGATATAAAGCTGGGTTTTAAAGACGTGATGTTCAGACCGAAACGTTCAACCTTAAAATCCCGCTCAGAAGTTGACCTCGAAAGAGAATTTACCTTCCTCCACACGAAGAAAAAATGGAAAGGCACACCTATTATCGCCGCCAATATGGATACCGTGGGAACTTTCGAAATGGCTGTTGAATTGGCAAAAGATAAAATCATCACCGCTGTGCACAAGCATTACACCGTGGAAGAGTGGTCTGAATTCCTTGACAATCAAGAAACAAGCATTCATCAGTATATCGCTCTGAGCACCGGAACGGGAAAAGCTGACGAAGAAAAAATTAAACTAATTCTTGATAAGCATCCGCAGATTGAGTTTCTGTGTATTGATGTCGCAAACGGATATTCAGAACATTTTGTGCAGTTTGTAAAGAAAGCAAGACAAGATTTTCCTGATAAAATTATCATTGCAGGCAATGTTGTAACAGGGGAAATGGTGGAAGAACTGCTTTTGGTAGGTGCAGACATTATCAAAGTGGGAATCGGCCCCGGCTCGGTTTGTACAACAAGAGTGAAAACCGGCGTTGGTTATCCTCAACTTTCGGCAATTATCGAATGTTCTGATGCTGCACATGGTCTGAAAGGCCACATCATTGCTGATGGCGGCTGTAAAGTTCCGGGAGATGTTGCGAAAGCTTTTGGTGGCGGTGCAGATTTTGTGATGCTCGGCGGAATGTTTGCCGGACATGATGAAAGTGGCGGCGAAATGATCGAAGAAAACGGAAAAAAATTTAAACTTTTCTACGGCATGAGTTCTAAGACCGCAATGGATAAACACGCCGGAGGTGTTGCCGAATATCGTGCCTCGGAAGGTAAAACTGTAAAGATAAAATATAAAGGTTCTGTATCTGAAACCGTGAAAGATATTTTGGGCGGTGTCCGCTCAACTTGCACCTATGTTGGAGCATCAACCTTGAAAGAATTATCAAAAAGAACGACTTTCATCAGAGTTCAGGAGCAGGAAAATCAGATTTTTAATGACTGA
- a CDS encoding thymidine kinase, which produces MFLENTINHSKQSGWMEVICGSMFSGKTEELIRRLRRAEMAGQNVEIFKPKTDTRYSDEDVVSHNKNKIRSTAVENPNEIILLGSNCDVVGIDEAQFFDESIVEVANQLANSGIRVVIAGLDMDFLGRPFGPIPNLMATAEYVTKVHAICKRTGNLANYSMRISQGNNLVELGETESYEAVSRRVFIEEVLSKKK; this is translated from the coding sequence ATGTTTTTAGAAAATACAATTAATCATTCCAAACAAAGCGGTTGGATGGAAGTTATTTGTGGCTCCATGTTTTCCGGAAAAACCGAAGAGTTGATCCGAAGACTGAGAAGAGCTGAAATGGCGGGGCAGAATGTGGAAATTTTTAAACCAAAAACCGATACAAGATATTCTGATGAAGATGTTGTTTCGCACAATAAAAATAAAATCCGAAGTACTGCAGTAGAAAATCCTAATGAAATTATTCTCTTGGGGTCAAACTGTGACGTGGTAGGAATTGATGAAGCTCAGTTCTTTGATGAAAGCATTGTGGAAGTAGCTAATCAACTGGCAAACAGCGGAATTCGTGTCGTTATTGCAGGTTTAGATATGGATTTTCTAGGACGACCTTTCGGACCGATTCCTAATCTGATGGCAACGGCAGAATATGTAACGAAAGTACATGCCATCTGCAAACGTACAGGAAATTTAGCCAACTACTCCATGAGAATTTCTCAGGGGAATAATCTGGTGGAATTGGGAGAAACAGAAAGTTATGAAGCGGTAAGTCGTCGAGTTTTTATTGAAGAAGTACTTTCTAAGAAGAAATAA
- the rsmI gene encoding 16S rRNA (cytidine(1402)-2'-O)-methyltransferase has product MSGILYFVPTPVGNLEDMTFRAIKVLKEVDYILCEDTRTSGVLLKHYEISKPLKSYHLHNEHHTTEKVIIDLQSGQNIAIITDAGTPGISDPGYLLAKAGSDSNIEMICLPGATALIPALVVSGLPNNEFLFAGFLPPKKGRQTKLKQLAEEKKTIVLYESPHKINTTLEQIKEFFGEETRASLSREISKKFEETKRGTIDELIEFSKSKTLKGEIVLIVNNSVK; this is encoded by the coding sequence TTGAGTGGAATCCTATATTTCGTTCCCACACCCGTTGGGAACTTAGAAGACATGACTTTCAGAGCGATTAAAGTGCTGAAAGAAGTCGATTATATTTTGTGCGAAGACACAAGAACTTCTGGAGTGCTTTTGAAGCATTACGAAATTTCAAAACCTTTAAAATCTTATCATTTACATAACGAGCATCACACTACTGAGAAGGTTATTATTGACCTTCAAAGTGGTCAGAACATCGCAATTATTACAGATGCCGGAACTCCGGGAATTTCAGATCCGGGTTATCTTTTGGCAAAAGCAGGTTCGGACAGCAATATTGAAATGATTTGTTTGCCCGGTGCGACAGCTTTAATTCCGGCTTTGGTGGTTTCAGGATTACCAAATAATGAGTTTTTGTTCGCCGGTTTCCTTCCTCCGAAAAAAGGAAGACAAACAAAGCTGAAACAGCTGGCTGAGGAGAAAAAGACAATTGTTTTGTATGAAAGTCCGCATAAGATTAATACAACTTTGGAGCAGATTAAAGAATTTTTCGGAGAAGAAACGAGGGCAAGTTTGAGCCGCGAAATTTCGAAAAAATTTGAAGAAACTAAAAGAGGTACAATCGATGAGTTAATTGAATTCTCTAAAAGCAAAACTTTAAAAGGGGAGATTGTACTGATTGTGAATAATTCTGTGAAGTAA
- a CDS encoding tetratricopeptide repeat protein, whose product MDFIKSSKIYFLIVFFNSILFFAQKIDSKKQKISDLLDYTEQLYIDGKTEKVLAESQKLISLSEKSDDEMGLSCGYYYFAACLYTVGKYRESINYIKKALTYKDYLKKDILHHSRAYGLLADNYLSLELYSLSADSYHQSLQILQTVPNKNTLYYLSESTSYSYLAILYDNMNLQDSMYYYLKKEKNSLAKIKETKEYPENGCASNDFGHYYLKINKLDSAKIYLNESLAFFKNEDNVCKFDAITGLADLEIKNKNYQKAYELYNEALDGFMKNHYPQLVNNLYKKISEAYIEEGNMVKGKYYQDLYQKKNLEMDEVRKKERDLIINEVMKEEEQNNEIEKERNKIYTLLMISILLIIAAIIIYFLRKNKKRNANTQKITDKLKIKNAIQEIEKDVLKNQINESFDEVMSLAKQNSPQFFIKFQEKHPQFTPKMLKINQNFKITELTFASYIYLGFSTKEIADYTFKAIKTIENNRYNFRKKLELSPDQDLLFWLRNYIDGE is encoded by the coding sequence ATGGATTTTATAAAGTCCTCAAAAATATATTTTCTTATTGTTTTTTTTAACAGCATTTTGTTTTTTGCTCAAAAAATTGATTCAAAAAAACAAAAAATTTCTGATTTATTAGACTATACAGAACAGCTCTACATTGACGGTAAGACTGAAAAGGTTTTAGCAGAATCTCAGAAACTCATCTCTCTTTCTGAAAAATCAGATGACGAAATGGGCCTAAGCTGCGGTTATTATTACTTTGCAGCCTGCTTGTATACTGTCGGAAAGTATCGTGAGAGCATCAATTATATAAAAAAGGCACTTACGTATAAGGATTATCTAAAAAAAGACATTCTGCATCACTCACGAGCTTACGGTTTGCTGGCAGATAATTATCTGAGTCTTGAACTTTATTCCTTGTCAGCGGATAGTTATCATCAATCACTTCAAATTCTTCAGACGGTTCCCAATAAAAACACGCTATATTATCTTTCTGAAAGTACTTCCTACTCTTATTTAGCTATACTTTATGATAATATGAATCTTCAGGATTCTATGTATTATTATCTTAAAAAAGAAAAAAACAGTCTTGCAAAAATTAAAGAAACGAAAGAATATCCCGAAAATGGTTGTGCTTCGAATGATTTTGGGCATTATTATTTGAAAATCAACAAATTAGACTCAGCTAAAATTTACCTTAATGAGTCTCTTGCTTTTTTCAAAAATGAAGATAATGTTTGTAAGTTTGATGCAATTACCGGTTTAGCAGATCTTGAAATTAAAAATAAAAACTATCAAAAAGCTTATGAATTGTACAACGAAGCTTTAGATGGTTTTATGAAAAATCATTATCCACAACTTGTTAATAATCTGTACAAAAAAATCTCAGAAGCCTACATTGAGGAAGGGAATATGGTAAAAGGAAAATACTACCAGGATCTCTATCAGAAAAAAAATCTTGAGATGGATGAAGTACGGAAAAAGGAAAGAGACTTAATCATCAATGAAGTGATGAAAGAGGAAGAACAAAATAATGAAATCGAAAAAGAGAGGAATAAAATATATACCCTTTTAATGATTTCAATTTTATTAATTATCGCAGCAATTATTATCTATTTCCTGAGAAAAAACAAAAAAAGAAATGCAAATACGCAGAAAATTACAGATAAATTAAAAATTAAAAATGCCATTCAGGAGATTGAAAAAGATGTGCTTAAAAACCAAATCAATGAAAGTTTTGACGAAGTGATGAGTCTTGCAAAACAAAACAGTCCGCAATTTTTTATCAAGTTTCAGGAGAAACATCCTCAGTTTACTCCGAAAATGCTTAAAATAAATCAGAATTTTAAAATAACAGAGCTTACTTTTGCATCTTATATTTATTTGGGCTTTAGTACTAAAGAAATTGCTGATTACACTTTTAAAGCTATAAAAACGATAGAAAATAACCGTTATAACTTTAGAAAGAAGCTAGAACTCTCACCCGACCAGGATTTGTTGTTCTGGCTTAGAAATTATATCGATGGTGAATAA
- the fabG gene encoding 3-oxoacyl-[acyl-carrier-protein] reductase — translation MKLLEGKVALITGATRGIGRGIAEIFAQQGAKVAFTYAGSVEKAKELETTLSSVTQIKGYQSDASDYDAAQKLVEEVMAEFGKIDILVNNAGITKDNLLMRMSKDDWDTIIKVNLDSVFNLTKAVIKPMMKAKSGSIINMTSVVGVKGNAGQANYAASKAGVIGFTKSVALELGSRNIRCNAIAPGFIETEMTAALDEKTVQSWRDGIPLKRGGQPEDVANACVFFGSEMSSYISGQVLNVDGGMLT, via the coding sequence ATGAAACTATTAGAAGGAAAAGTAGCGCTGATTACCGGAGCTACAAGAGGAATCGGGAGAGGAATTGCTGAAATTTTCGCGCAACAAGGAGCAAAAGTGGCATTTACTTACGCAGGTTCTGTGGAAAAAGCTAAAGAATTAGAAACTACTTTGAGTTCTGTAACTCAAATTAAAGGATATCAGTCTGATGCGTCAGATTACGATGCTGCTCAGAAATTAGTAGAAGAGGTAATGGCTGAGTTCGGTAAAATTGACATTTTGGTGAATAATGCAGGTATTACAAAAGATAATCTGTTGATGAGAATGTCAAAAGACGATTGGGATACTATTATCAAGGTAAATTTAGATTCTGTATTCAACCTTACTAAGGCAGTTATTAAGCCGATGATGAAGGCTAAATCTGGTTCTATTATCAATATGACTTCTGTAGTGGGAGTGAAAGGTAATGCCGGACAAGCCAACTATGCTGCTTCTAAAGCCGGGGTTATTGGTTTCACAAAATCTGTAGCGCTTGAATTAGGTTCTAGAAACATCCGTTGCAACGCTATTGCTCCAGGATTTATCGAAACTGAAATGACAGCTGCTTTAGACGAAAAAACAGTTCAAAGCTGGAGAGATGGAATCCCATTGAAAAGAGGAGGACAGCCAGAAGATGTTGCCAATGCATGCGTTTTCTTCGGTAGCGAAATGTCTTCTTACATTTCCGGACAAGTCTTGAATGTAGACGGCGGAATGCTTACTTAA